One Microbacterium marinum genomic window carries:
- the mscL gene encoding large conductance mechanosensitive channel protein MscL: protein MLQGFKDFIMRGNVIDLAVAVVIGGAFTAIVTAIVDSIITPLVALFYQPTADGKVGPTLIGLYGQKVTFPLGGLLTAIISFLAVALVVYFVFVLPMNKWKERQAAKAGVVEEPVPAPTETELLIQIRDLLESQRGTAAAPTRSTEPPSPSI, encoded by the coding sequence ATGCTCCAGGGCTTCAAAGACTTCATCATGCGCGGCAACGTCATCGACCTCGCGGTCGCCGTCGTCATCGGCGGTGCCTTCACGGCGATCGTCACCGCGATCGTCGACAGCATCATCACCCCTCTCGTCGCGCTGTTCTACCAGCCCACGGCGGACGGCAAGGTCGGACCGACCCTGATCGGCCTTTACGGCCAGAAGGTCACCTTCCCGCTCGGCGGGCTGCTCACCGCGATCATCAGCTTCCTCGCCGTCGCCCTCGTGGTGTACTTCGTGTTCGTGCTCCCCATGAACAAATGGAAGGAGCGTCAGGCGGCGAAGGCCGGTGTCGTCGAAGAACCCGTTCCGGCGCCCACCGAAACCGAGCTGCTCATCCAGATCCGCGACCTGCTCGAGTCGCAGCGCGGCACCGCCGCGGCGCCGACGCGCTCGACCGAACCGCCGTCGCCGTCGATCTGA
- a CDS encoding FmdB family zinc ribbon protein produces MPTYAYACTQCGHRFDAVQSFSDASLTECPECGGLLRKQYGSIGVTFNGAGFYRTDSRAGGSTTSSSSASGSAGSAPATSSKSEASASPAPAGS; encoded by the coding sequence ATGCCCACCTACGCCTATGCCTGCACGCAGTGCGGCCACCGCTTCGATGCCGTGCAGTCCTTCTCCGACGCCTCGCTGACGGAGTGCCCGGAGTGCGGCGGCCTGCTCCGCAAGCAGTACGGATCGATCGGGGTGACCTTCAACGGCGCCGGCTTCTACCGCACCGACTCCCGCGCCGGCGGCTCCACCACGAGCTCGTCCAGCGCGTCGGGTAGCGCGGGCTCGGCCCCTGCGACATCATCGAAGTCCGAGGCGTCCGCCTCACCCGCACCTGCGGGTTCCTGA
- a CDS encoding 5-formyltetrahydrofolate cyclo-ligase gives MDGSIDSEKRALRAELRERRQQRSAAALEDASAGIRQQLDTLVAELGVRSMSCFLSTPTEPGTREFIAGALARGIRILLPITRADGLLDWAVAEEEGATAEGMFGMSEPVGELLSPVAVNDVDLLVIPAAAVDRSGMRLGWGRGYFDKTIGSMEKCPPVYAVVFDTELVDEVPRDLHDQPVTGVVTPTRTVTLTTR, from the coding sequence ATGGACGGCTCGATAGACAGCGAGAAGCGCGCACTGCGCGCTGAACTGCGCGAACGTCGCCAGCAGCGCTCCGCCGCCGCCCTCGAAGACGCCTCCGCCGGAATCCGGCAGCAGCTCGACACGCTCGTCGCCGAGCTGGGCGTCAGGTCGATGTCGTGCTTCCTGTCCACGCCCACCGAGCCGGGCACCCGGGAGTTCATCGCGGGCGCGCTCGCTCGCGGCATCCGGATCCTCCTTCCCATCACCCGCGCCGATGGCCTCCTGGACTGGGCGGTCGCCGAGGAGGAGGGCGCGACCGCGGAAGGGATGTTCGGGATGTCGGAACCCGTCGGCGAGCTGCTGAGCCCGGTCGCGGTGAACGACGTCGACCTCCTGGTCATCCCCGCCGCCGCGGTCGACCGGTCCGGAATGCGACTCGGCTGGGGCCGCGGCTACTTCGACAAGACCATCGGCTCGATGGAGAAGTGCCCCCCGGTGTACGCGGTGGTCTTCGACACCGAACTCGTCGATGAGGTCCCCCGCGATCTGCACGATCAGCCCGTCACCGGCGTCGTCACCCCGACCCGCACCGTCACCCTCACCACTCGCTGA
- the galU gene encoding UTP--glucose-1-phosphate uridylyltransferase GalU: MSERIKAVIPAAGLGTRFLPATKAMPKEMLPVVDKPAIQYVVEEAVSAGIDDVLIILGRNKNNISNHFDSVPELESNLAKKGDQEKLDRVKHSSDLADIHFVRQGEPKGLGHAVLRSRSHVGDNTFAVLLGDDLIDARDVLLEKMLEQNKKSGLTVIALMEVSPDQIHMYGAAAVEATDEEDVVKVTGLVEKPKKEDAPSNYAVIGRYVLTPGVFDILERTEPGKGGEIQLTDALEELASTDGVLGVVFRGRRYDTGDRADYIKAIVQLAVDRDDLGAELRPWLKDFAADL; encoded by the coding sequence ATGTCTGAGCGCATCAAGGCCGTCATTCCCGCCGCGGGTCTGGGAACCCGGTTCCTGCCCGCCACGAAGGCCATGCCGAAGGAGATGCTGCCGGTCGTCGACAAGCCGGCCATCCAGTACGTCGTCGAAGAGGCCGTGTCGGCCGGTATCGACGACGTGCTCATCATCCTCGGGCGCAACAAGAACAACATCTCGAACCACTTCGACTCGGTCCCCGAGCTCGAGTCGAACCTCGCCAAGAAGGGCGACCAGGAGAAGCTCGACCGCGTCAAGCACTCCAGCGACCTCGCCGACATCCACTTCGTGCGTCAGGGCGAGCCGAAGGGTCTCGGCCACGCCGTGCTCCGCTCGCGCTCGCACGTCGGCGACAACACCTTCGCCGTCCTGCTGGGTGACGACCTCATCGATGCCCGCGATGTGCTGCTGGAGAAGATGCTCGAGCAGAACAAGAAGAGCGGCCTCACCGTGATCGCGCTCATGGAGGTCTCGCCCGACCAGATCCACATGTACGGCGCTGCCGCGGTGGAGGCCACCGACGAGGAGGACGTGGTCAAGGTCACGGGCCTCGTCGAGAAGCCCAAGAAGGAGGACGCGCCCTCCAACTACGCCGTCATCGGCCGGTACGTGCTGACCCCCGGTGTCTTCGACATCCTCGAGCGCACCGAGCCCGGCAAGGGCGGCGAGATCCAGCTGACCGACGCCCTCGAAGAGCTCGCGTCGACCGACGGGGTGCTCGGTGTGGTCTTCCGCGGTCGCCGCTACGACACCGGTGACCGGGCCGACTACATCAAGGCGATCGTCCAGCTCGCCGTCGACCGCGACGACCTCGGCGCCGAGCTCCGCCCCTGGCTCAAGGACTTCGCCGCCGACCTCTGA
- a CDS encoding GNAT family N-acetyltransferase, producing the protein MDGSVLRAHGPVSIRLVRSRDAKPLQTELAQNRSWLQQWEATSPDGPVSIDMRAGVRRLLQQHRDGSGIPLVMEYDGEVAGQLNVWGIARGSLSSATIGYWVSERFAGRGITPTSVALATDLCFDDLRLHRMEICIRPENDKSLRVVQKLGFRYEGLRRRYIHIDGDWRDHYAFALTREDVPEGVLRRWIEGRAPTDAAAIPPADRLTG; encoded by the coding sequence ATGGATGGATCGGTGCTGCGCGCACACGGTCCGGTGTCGATCCGCCTGGTCCGCTCCCGCGACGCCAAGCCGTTGCAGACCGAGCTGGCGCAGAACCGCTCGTGGCTGCAGCAGTGGGAGGCGACCAGCCCTGACGGGCCGGTCTCGATCGACATGCGCGCGGGCGTGAGGCGCCTCCTCCAGCAGCACCGTGACGGCAGCGGCATCCCTCTCGTCATGGAGTACGACGGAGAGGTCGCGGGTCAGCTGAACGTGTGGGGTATTGCCCGCGGCTCGCTCTCCTCCGCGACCATCGGATACTGGGTCAGCGAGCGGTTCGCCGGACGGGGGATCACGCCCACGTCCGTCGCGCTGGCGACGGACCTGTGCTTCGACGACCTGCGGCTGCACCGGATGGAGATCTGCATCCGACCCGAGAACGACAAGAGCCTGCGGGTCGTCCAGAAGCTCGGCTTCCGATACGAGGGCCTGCGGCGGCGCTACATCCACATCGACGGGGACTGGCGCGACCACTACGCCTTCGCCCTCACGCGCGAGGACGTCCCCGAGGGCGTGCTCCGCCGGTGGATCGAGGGTCGGGCGCCGACGGATGCGGCCGCCATCCCGCCCGCAGACCGGCTCACCGGCTGA
- a CDS encoding large exoprotein codes for MGEQVFGGGVIVLVAVLLWLVYLLPSWHGRHQYEAAERNAVRLNRALRVLAETSETPEEVRLELNARTALAQQRLARRVQAEHESVGLEAARAELAAAKAQASLDRELARAERRRAAADADAAARRARAEAIAAQERARAEAAVARERALAEAAAAKAAPAVRRARARRRTRLTATVVALASVVAGGWGAFLAVTTNGWGVVAAASLFLVGSLAVLGRMNAVARRAVMPVVVAPAVRVAGDVQDVALDADASAWTPRRLPQPLTASAGSRAAAVLDGAAAQEALRHAAVEEAMRERVAQAAPPSIDVARRTRAAEVAFSGPVDDAHIEAHVRQLLERRAVGE; via the coding sequence ATGGGTGAGCAGGTCTTCGGCGGTGGTGTGATCGTCCTCGTCGCCGTGCTCCTGTGGCTCGTCTACCTGCTGCCGTCGTGGCACGGCCGCCACCAGTACGAGGCCGCCGAGCGCAACGCCGTCCGCCTGAACCGGGCGCTTCGCGTGCTCGCCGAGACCAGCGAGACACCCGAAGAGGTGCGGCTCGAGCTCAACGCCCGCACCGCCCTCGCCCAGCAGCGACTCGCTCGTCGCGTGCAGGCCGAGCACGAGAGCGTCGGGCTCGAAGCCGCCCGAGCCGAGCTCGCCGCCGCGAAGGCGCAGGCGTCGCTCGACCGTGAACTCGCCCGCGCCGAGCGCCGCAGGGCCGCCGCCGACGCGGACGCCGCCGCCCGCCGAGCGCGTGCAGAAGCAATCGCCGCACAGGAACGTGCGCGCGCCGAGGCGGCCGTCGCGCGGGAACGCGCCCTCGCCGAGGCAGCAGCGGCGAAAGCCGCGCCCGCGGTGCGCCGTGCGCGCGCCCGGCGCCGTACCCGGCTCACGGCCACCGTCGTCGCACTCGCTTCCGTCGTCGCCGGGGGATGGGGAGCCTTCCTCGCCGTCACGACGAACGGGTGGGGTGTGGTCGCCGCGGCTTCCCTCTTCCTCGTCGGCAGCCTCGCCGTCCTGGGGCGCATGAACGCGGTCGCCCGCCGCGCCGTCATGCCCGTGGTCGTCGCGCCGGCGGTGCGCGTCGCCGGAGACGTGCAGGACGTCGCCCTCGACGCGGACGCGTCGGCCTGGACCCCGCGCCGCCTGCCGCAGCCGCTCACCGCGTCGGCCGGATCACGGGCCGCCGCCGTCCTCGACGGAGCGGCCGCTCAGGAGGCGTTGCGCCACGCCGCGGTCGAGGAGGCCATGCGGGAGCGTGTGGCACAAGCCGCGCCGCCGTCGATCGACGTCGCACGCCGCACCCGCGCCGCCGAGGTGGCCTTCTCGGGCCCGGTCGACGACGCGCACATCGAGGCCCACGTCCGCCAGCTGCTGGAGCGTCGCGCCGTCGGCGAATGA
- a CDS encoding FAD-dependent oxidoreductase, producing the protein MTTTITRDALTGTGVVDVLVVGGGVTGAAIAYEAASRGLSVVLVEKGDFGAATSAATGKLIHGGLRYLKNLEVGLVRESLAERRTLSLIARGLVSPISMVLPEPGLIEHVGLTAYDVLSFDRNRVPPTHRIPRHRSLSHAELADRGLGHLRSGILFSDAMMLSPERLTLAFIRSAVASGARVANYVRADELLVRRGHVVGAAVTDLVTGLQTHVRARVTVNASGPWARDVLAAQAGTRRAAGEEPPVRSEGIYLLTRQLSDTMVLTVSSSGHFSFAPWRGRTLIGPTETAYTGAVDDWRLTGAAIERFVAEINATSKLPVRLSTDDVVAAYGGLRPLTETPGGDTYRASRASELTDHARSGVEGLVSANGGKYTTARSFAQKVVGQLARKLRTRVAPSRTAQVPLDGSALPDTSGLTLLDRLYGTDAATVRAIAAEGGRLSASATDDGEVLAQVAFAARHEAVVHLTDILLNRTGIGRRGDPGEHVLSAAADIAADELGWTPERRADELGAAAAAVRLPD; encoded by the coding sequence GTGACGACGACCATCACCCGCGATGCGCTGACGGGTACCGGCGTCGTCGACGTGCTCGTCGTGGGCGGCGGGGTCACCGGCGCAGCCATCGCCTACGAGGCCGCCAGCCGAGGGCTCTCCGTGGTTCTCGTCGAGAAGGGCGACTTCGGCGCCGCGACGTCGGCCGCGACCGGCAAGCTGATCCACGGCGGCCTGCGATACCTGAAGAACCTCGAGGTGGGACTCGTCCGGGAGTCGCTCGCCGAGCGTCGGACGCTCTCGCTCATCGCCCGGGGCCTCGTCTCCCCGATCTCGATGGTCCTCCCCGAGCCGGGCCTCATCGAGCACGTCGGACTGACCGCGTACGACGTGCTCTCGTTCGACCGGAACCGGGTGCCGCCCACCCACCGCATCCCCCGGCATCGCTCGCTCTCGCACGCCGAGCTCGCCGACCGCGGTCTCGGTCATCTGCGCAGCGGCATCCTGTTCTCCGACGCGATGATGCTCTCGCCCGAGCGGCTCACCCTCGCGTTCATCCGGTCGGCAGTCGCCTCCGGCGCCCGGGTCGCCAACTACGTGCGCGCCGATGAGCTGCTCGTGCGTCGAGGGCACGTGGTGGGCGCCGCGGTCACCGACCTCGTCACCGGGCTCCAGACGCACGTGCGGGCGCGGGTGACGGTCAACGCGAGTGGACCCTGGGCACGCGACGTTCTCGCCGCGCAGGCCGGCACGCGACGCGCGGCAGGTGAGGAGCCGCCGGTGCGGTCGGAGGGCATCTACCTCCTGACCCGCCAGCTCAGCGACACGATGGTGCTGACGGTGTCGTCCAGCGGCCACTTCAGTTTCGCGCCCTGGCGCGGTCGGACACTGATCGGCCCCACCGAGACGGCGTACACCGGGGCTGTAGACGACTGGCGCCTCACGGGAGCGGCGATCGAGAGATTCGTCGCGGAGATCAACGCGACGAGCAAGCTCCCCGTCCGCCTGTCGACCGACGACGTCGTCGCCGCCTATGGCGGTCTCCGGCCACTCACCGAGACCCCCGGCGGGGACACCTATCGCGCGTCCCGCGCGTCGGAACTCACCGACCATGCCCGTTCCGGAGTCGAGGGCCTCGTCTCGGCGAACGGCGGCAAGTACACCACGGCGCGTTCGTTCGCGCAGAAGGTGGTGGGGCAGCTGGCCCGCAAGCTTCGCACGCGGGTCGCTCCCAGCCGCACGGCGCAGGTTCCCCTCGACGGCTCCGCGCTCCCGGACACGTCCGGCCTCACCCTGCTCGATCGTCTGTATGGGACGGATGCCGCGACGGTGCGCGCGATCGCGGCGGAGGGCGGCCGCCTGTCGGCGTCGGCCACCGACGACGGCGAGGTGCTCGCTCAGGTCGCCTTCGCCGCCCGCCATGAGGCGGTCGTGCACCTCACCGACATCCTCCTCAACCGCACCGGCATCGGGCGTCGCGGCGATCCCGGGGAGCATGTGCTCTCCGCGGCGGCGGACATCGCCGCCGACGAGCTCGGCTGGACGCCGGAGCGCCGCGCCGACGAACTCGGCGCGGCCGCCGCGGCGGTGCGCCTTCCCGACTGA
- a CDS encoding aminoglycoside phosphotransferase family protein: MIATLGGLVAHGRSADVFELKGGRVAKKYHDDWPDAAIGREIGDSQTAYDLALTPIRCHGRIDIDGGRAVAFDRVDGRALTTVAEKNILRMGRVARALANEHVRIHRARTDVFPDVREIAADLVDTAPLSALTVDEKALLRDHLASLPRGDRPLHLDFHPLNVFEHAGGYATIDWQSTATGDPAADVAMTRLLFTEAELFPGASAAQKLVYGAARATMGRMYLKEYKAVSGMRDGDIDRWATAARVLRLGILDIESERDALLTGIRAGIRRFREETPR, from the coding sequence ATGATCGCCACGCTCGGCGGCCTCGTCGCCCACGGGCGGTCAGCCGACGTGTTCGAGCTGAAGGGCGGACGCGTCGCCAAGAAGTATCACGACGACTGGCCGGATGCCGCGATCGGACGCGAGATCGGCGACTCCCAGACCGCGTACGACCTCGCGCTCACCCCGATCCGCTGCCACGGTCGCATCGACATCGACGGCGGCCGGGCGGTCGCGTTCGACCGCGTGGACGGGCGTGCGCTGACCACCGTCGCCGAGAAGAACATCCTCCGTATGGGCCGCGTGGCGCGCGCGCTCGCGAACGAGCACGTCCGCATCCACCGCGCCCGCACCGACGTGTTCCCCGACGTCCGCGAGATCGCCGCCGACCTGGTCGACACCGCCCCGCTGTCGGCGCTCACGGTCGACGAGAAGGCGCTGCTCCGCGACCACCTCGCCTCCCTCCCCCGCGGCGACCGGCCGCTGCACCTGGACTTCCACCCGTTGAACGTCTTCGAGCACGCGGGCGGCTACGCCACCATCGACTGGCAGTCCACGGCCACCGGCGATCCGGCCGCCGACGTCGCGATGACGCGGCTCCTGTTCACCGAGGCGGAGCTGTTCCCCGGCGCCTCGGCCGCCCAGAAACTCGTCTATGGCGCCGCGAGGGCGACGATGGGTCGCATGTACCTGAAGGAGTACAAGGCCGTGTCGGGCATGCGCGACGGCGACATCGACCGGTGGGCCACCGCCGCACGGGTCCTGCGGCTGGGAATCCTCGACATCGAGAGCGAACGCGATGCGCTGCTGACCGGAATCCGTGCCGGGATCCGACGGTTCCGCGAGGAGACCCCTCGGTGA
- a CDS encoding class II aldolase/adducin family protein, giving the protein MTTSSPYHDLRSAVAAAARGLAAHGLLIGTAGNVSSRRGDVVAVTATGAVLAEATAREVTVVSLDGDLIEGDLAPTSELALHLGVLRAASPDRVAAVVHTHAPCATALSLVLDELPVIHYQQLLLGGALRVAPFHAFGTTALAGAVGTALEGRLAALMANHGAVALGSTLAGAVENALLVEWLSELYLRARTAGIPRALDAEQQHDVIASAERLGYGATKPVHA; this is encoded by the coding sequence ATGACGACGTCGTCCCCCTATCATGACCTGCGATCCGCCGTCGCCGCGGCCGCGCGCGGTCTCGCGGCCCACGGACTCCTGATCGGCACGGCCGGCAATGTGAGCTCCCGCCGGGGAGACGTGGTCGCCGTGACCGCCACCGGCGCCGTGCTCGCCGAGGCGACCGCGCGCGAGGTGACCGTCGTCAGCCTGGACGGGGACCTCATCGAAGGAGATCTGGCCCCCACCTCCGAGCTCGCCCTGCACCTCGGTGTGCTCCGCGCCGCCTCGCCCGACCGTGTCGCCGCCGTGGTCCACACCCACGCTCCGTGCGCGACCGCGCTCTCTCTCGTCCTCGACGAGCTTCCGGTGATCCACTATCAGCAGCTGCTCCTGGGCGGAGCGCTGCGGGTGGCGCCGTTCCACGCCTTCGGGACGACCGCACTGGCCGGCGCGGTGGGGACCGCGCTCGAGGGGCGCCTGGCCGCCCTCATGGCGAATCACGGTGCGGTCGCCCTGGGGTCCACCCTCGCCGGAGCGGTCGAGAACGCGCTCCTCGTCGAGTGGCTCAGCGAGCTCTACCTCCGAGCGCGCACCGCCGGGATCCCCCGCGCACTCGACGCGGAGCAGCAGCACGACGTCATCGCATCGGCGGAGCGGCTCGGGTACGGAGCCACCAAGCCGGTGCACGCATGA
- a CDS encoding TetR/AcrR family transcriptional regulator, producing the protein MTEETAADETGLAALALRRVPTQSRSREKVARAIEAAEDLVRREGVEAISLPRVAAEAGVSVGALYQYLPDRDAITAAIVARYHGRLEGLLDAVIEQMRASPSGPDAVGRVLRAVADIYQDEELARSLGTVRAGSAEARDARRAHKARMAEKVGALLGLVGLLDGLAADQASAVARVAFTSADAVLHEAFAAPEAERELLLAELERALRASFRR; encoded by the coding sequence ATGACGGAAGAGACCGCTGCCGACGAGACCGGCCTGGCCGCTCTCGCGCTCCGCCGCGTGCCGACGCAGAGTCGCTCCCGCGAGAAGGTCGCTCGCGCCATCGAGGCCGCGGAGGACCTGGTGCGGCGTGAGGGCGTGGAGGCGATCAGCCTGCCGCGCGTCGCCGCGGAGGCGGGCGTCAGCGTGGGTGCGCTGTACCAGTACCTGCCCGACCGCGACGCGATCACGGCAGCGATCGTCGCCCGGTACCACGGGCGCCTGGAGGGCCTCCTCGACGCGGTCATCGAGCAGATGCGGGCTTCGCCGAGCGGACCGGATGCCGTCGGGCGGGTGCTCCGCGCCGTCGCCGACATCTACCAGGACGAAGAGCTCGCGAGGTCGCTCGGCACGGTGCGCGCGGGCAGCGCGGAGGCCCGCGACGCACGCCGGGCGCACAAGGCTCGGATGGCCGAGAAGGTGGGAGCCCTGCTCGGGCTGGTGGGGCTGCTCGACGGCCTGGCCGCCGATCAGGCATCGGCGGTGGCGCGCGTCGCGTTCACCTCGGCGGATGCCGTCCTCCATGAGGCTTTCGCGGCGCCGGAGGCCGAGCGGGAGCTGCTGCTCGCCGAACTCGAACGCGCGCTCCGGGCCTCGTTCCGCCGGTAG
- a CDS encoding MFS transporter, producing the protein MTTTAPVATRANTLAVAATYGLQGLGYAVVVTALPAFQERTGLDATGISLILLGVCVTAALGSLLADVIALRLSSRHGVLIGLTLQALGLCATALAPDTVTLAASVLAYGLGLGLIDAACNMQGVLVQRGRASPLLGRFYATATSGSIIGAVAMAGVLATGTPAFAALGIAAALQVAFVVFFGRHLSRERAARPHRQAPGRGRLDARAITVVGLVILAAFTVDSAASSWSAVHLTAVGAAAALAPVGFAVYQGGVLVARLVTDAAIRAIGRRRLLAVALVAGVAGGLIVAFAPVAAGAIAGFAISGLAVGALVPLAFGLAGGIDPARSDEVIARVNLFNYAGAVLGAVGVGVLTDLTGSGLAFLLPAALLLVAVPAWRRASR; encoded by the coding sequence GTGACGACGACGGCACCGGTGGCGACGCGCGCGAACACCCTGGCCGTCGCGGCAACCTACGGACTGCAGGGACTCGGGTACGCGGTCGTCGTGACCGCTCTCCCGGCGTTCCAGGAGCGCACCGGACTCGACGCCACCGGCATCTCGCTGATCCTGCTGGGCGTCTGCGTCACCGCCGCGCTCGGCTCCCTCCTCGCCGACGTCATCGCACTGCGCCTCAGCAGCCGTCACGGGGTGCTGATCGGCCTCACGCTGCAGGCGCTCGGTCTGTGCGCGACGGCCCTCGCCCCCGACACGGTGACGCTCGCGGCATCCGTGCTCGCCTACGGGCTCGGCCTGGGACTCATCGACGCCGCCTGCAACATGCAGGGCGTCCTCGTGCAGCGGGGGCGGGCGAGCCCGCTGCTCGGTCGCTTCTACGCAACGGCGACGAGCGGGTCGATCATCGGCGCGGTGGCGATGGCCGGCGTCCTCGCGACCGGCACGCCGGCGTTCGCCGCTCTCGGGATCGCCGCCGCCCTCCAGGTGGCCTTCGTCGTGTTCTTCGGGAGGCACCTGAGTCGGGAGCGCGCCGCGCGACCGCACCGCCAAGCCCCCGGACGTGGCCGGCTGGACGCCCGTGCGATCACGGTCGTCGGGCTCGTGATCCTCGCCGCCTTCACCGTCGACTCGGCAGCGAGCTCCTGGAGCGCGGTCCACCTCACCGCCGTCGGCGCGGCCGCGGCGCTCGCGCCGGTCGGATTCGCCGTCTACCAGGGCGGAGTGCTGGTCGCCCGCCTCGTGACGGATGCCGCGATCCGAGCGATCGGCCGGCGTCGCCTGCTCGCGGTCGCCCTCGTCGCGGGCGTTGCCGGCGGACTGATCGTGGCGTTCGCCCCGGTGGCGGCGGGAGCGATCGCCGGGTTCGCGATCAGCGGGTTGGCTGTCGGCGCACTCGTCCCCCTCGCCTTCGGCCTCGCGGGCGGGATCGACCCGGCACGCAGCGACGAGGTGATCGCGCGGGTGAACCTCTTCAACTACGCCGGCGCCGTCCTCGGAGCCGTCGGGGTCGGGGTCCTCACCGACCTCACCGGGTCGGGTCTCGCCTTCCTCCTGCCCGCAGCCCTCCTGCTCGTCGCGGTGCCGGCCTGGCGGCGAGCGTCGCGGTGA
- a CDS encoding aminotransferase class III-fold pyridoxal phosphate-dependent enzyme: MSLITPFPTAPFTFTKSLEAFARAQRVIPAGIPGHLGPTEGLHLPHDAFPKFAARAEGTRFWDLDGNEFIDWMCAYGPNILGYNDPDVTAAAKAQAELEDVVSLPSTVMIDFAELLVDQVASADWAVFAKNGGDTTTLAVMTARAATLRKKIVFIKGFYHGVAPWTQKLDYPGVLEEEVANNLYVPWNDLDALRAMLSEHRGEIAALISTPYMHGNFVDNELPAEGYWQEVRRLCDEHGIVLIVDDVRTGFRLDLAGSDHHFGFEADLICFCKALANGYNVSALMGKDSLKEAVSSITYTGSYWMSAVPFAAGIATQRKLREIDAPILFRRLGTRLTAGLVAAGAASGFTLVASGAPALFYLRVADPANSLMLHQEWVAECVRRGVYITSHHNHFLNAAVTDADVDRTVEIAAEAFAVLRQRHPEAV; this comes from the coding sequence GTGAGCCTCATCACCCCTTTCCCGACCGCGCCGTTCACCTTCACGAAGAGCCTCGAGGCGTTCGCCCGCGCGCAGCGGGTGATCCCCGCCGGCATCCCGGGGCATCTCGGGCCCACGGAGGGCCTGCACCTTCCCCACGACGCTTTCCCGAAGTTCGCCGCCCGGGCGGAGGGCACCCGGTTCTGGGATCTCGACGGCAACGAGTTCATCGACTGGATGTGCGCGTACGGCCCGAACATCCTCGGCTACAACGATCCCGACGTGACCGCAGCGGCGAAGGCTCAGGCCGAGCTCGAGGACGTCGTCTCGCTGCCCTCGACCGTCATGATCGACTTCGCCGAGCTCCTGGTCGACCAGGTCGCCAGCGCCGACTGGGCGGTGTTCGCGAAGAACGGCGGCGACACGACGACCCTCGCCGTCATGACCGCCCGCGCGGCCACCCTCCGCAAGAAGATCGTCTTCATCAAAGGCTTCTACCACGGGGTCGCACCGTGGACGCAGAAGCTCGACTACCCGGGGGTCCTCGAAGAGGAGGTCGCCAACAACCTGTACGTGCCGTGGAACGACCTGGATGCGCTGCGGGCGATGCTCTCCGAACACCGCGGCGAGATCGCGGCGCTCATCTCCACGCCGTATATGCACGGCAACTTCGTCGACAACGAGCTCCCTGCGGAGGGCTACTGGCAGGAGGTGCGGCGGCTGTGCGATGAGCACGGCATCGTGCTGATCGTCGACGATGTGCGCACCGGGTTCCGCCTCGACCTCGCCGGCAGCGATCACCACTTCGGCTTCGAGGCCGACCTCATCTGCTTCTGCAAGGCGCTCGCCAACGGATACAACGTGTCGGCGCTGATGGGCAAGGACTCGCTGAAGGAAGCGGTCAGCAGCATCACCTACACCGGCAGCTACTGGATGAGCGCGGTGCCCTTCGCCGCCGGCATCGCCACCCAGCGCAAGCTCCGCGAGATCGACGCGCCCATCCTCTTCCGCCGCCTCGGCACGCGCCTGACCGCCGGCCTCGTCGCCGCCGGTGCGGCGTCGGGCTTCACGCTCGTCGCCTCGGGGGCGCCCGCCCTGTTCTACCTGCGGGTCGCGGACCCCGCCAATTCGCTCATGCTGCATCAGGAGTGGGTGGCGGAATGCGTGCGCCGGGGTGTCTACATCACCTCGCACCACAACCACTTCCTGAACGCCGCCGTGACGGATGCCGACGTCGACCGCACCGTCGAGATCGCCGCCGAGGCGTTCGCCGTCCTTCGGCAGCGCCACCCCGAGGCGGTCTGA